The following are encoded in a window of Prochlorococcus marinus str. MIT 1013 genomic DNA:
- the larC gene encoding nickel pincer cofactor biosynthesis protein LarC — protein MKSIFIDCSLGISGDMLASALFDLGVPKYIFLDNLVSLNIDKNYNFKFNVGDSEGIKGIVCTKTEIQFKELYKSLNDIKNLLLGSNLNDYVKKKSIRVFEILAEAEAIVHGNQISDVHFHEVGSIDSILDVVNVCSAIDFLKPHKIYFSNPPSGKGIVSTSHGPLPVPVPTVLEIARQKKIPLTLLDDIYFGEITTPTGIALIATFIDNFDKPDKIKIEKIGVGLGTKNICRPNFLRVLLIDDYYIENKKPSYETIISQEAWIDDSTPEDVAVLIERLRSAGAIDVICYSVDMKKNRKGICIQAIVYPKYKNLLREVWFNYSTTIGIRENNISRWILPRRTVSHETTFGTVNIKQVIRPNGQISIKIEHKDLTRITLNTGIPIEEIRQKLIIELSGFYELDEWSF, from the coding sequence ATGAAATCTATTTTTATTGATTGTAGCCTTGGTATATCTGGAGATATGCTCGCATCAGCATTATTTGATTTAGGTGTTCCAAAATATATTTTCTTGGATAATTTAGTAAGTTTAAATATAGATAAAAATTATAACTTCAAATTCAATGTGGGAGATAGTGAAGGTATCAAAGGAATTGTCTGTACAAAAACTGAAATTCAATTTAAGGAATTATATAAAAGTCTTAATGATATAAAAAACTTGCTTCTCGGCTCAAACCTTAATGATTATGTGAAGAAAAAGTCTATTAGGGTTTTTGAAATTCTTGCAGAAGCAGAAGCAATTGTTCATGGGAATCAAATTTCAGACGTTCATTTTCATGAAGTAGGTTCAATTGATTCCATACTTGATGTTGTTAATGTTTGCTCTGCTATAGATTTTTTAAAGCCACACAAGATTTATTTTTCAAATCCACCTTCCGGGAAAGGAATCGTATCGACTTCACATGGCCCTCTGCCTGTCCCAGTACCTACAGTTCTAGAGATAGCAAGGCAAAAAAAAATCCCATTAACGTTGCTTGATGATATATATTTTGGTGAAATAACGACCCCAACTGGAATCGCATTGATAGCAACTTTTATAGATAATTTTGATAAACCGGATAAAATAAAAATTGAAAAAATTGGTGTAGGATTAGGAACTAAAAATATTTGTCGACCTAATTTTTTACGAGTTCTGCTAATAGATGATTATTATATTGAAAATAAAAAACCTTCATATGAAACTATAATTTCTCAGGAGGCCTGGATTGATGATTCCACACCTGAAGATGTTGCGGTTTTAATCGAAAGGTTAAGGTCTGCAGGTGCTATAGATGTTATTTGTTATTCGGTCGACATGAAAAAAAATAGAAAAGGTATATGTATACAAGCTATTGTCTACCCTAAGTATAAAAATTTACTTAGGGAAGTTTGGTTTAATTATAGTACTACAATTGGAATAAGAGAAAATAACATTAGCCGCTGGATACTTCCAAGAAGAACAGTGAGTCATGAAACTACTTTTGGGACAGTTAATATTAAACAAGTGATAAGACCGAATGGACAGATTTCAATAAAAATAGAACATAAAGACTTGACTCGAATAACATTAAATACAGGAATTCCAATAGAAGAGATACGTCAGAAATTAATCATAGAATTATCAGGATTTTATGAATTAGATGAGTGGTCTTTTTGA
- a CDS encoding lysylphosphatidylglycerol synthase transmembrane domain-containing protein, whose protein sequence is MISKINIKLLITLICFAFLGTSIYGNLESLSNQTIGRQQILWLLGAVLISFLSIIINAYAWKLLINNIGCNTNKLNIIKIFLASNIYKYLPGGIWHFVSRFNTLRLELSTEKSIESILLEPLLMLVAGLIFIPFASYNILIFIFCWSSTLFFLPVFRQFLIKKLSAMKANFLIKIDQPKDRELAKNNQNISIRMFYPYKPLFVEIIFVLSRFLGFLCCMNAFSIGSLISQGQLISTFSLAWIIGLIVPAAPGGLGVFESVILYSLGSHLPEAPLLASLLFYRLVSTISDILAALIYPVKKLFKV, encoded by the coding sequence ATGATCTCTAAAATCAATATTAAACTTTTGATAACATTAATTTGTTTTGCATTTCTTGGTACTTCAATATATGGAAATCTTGAGTCTTTATCTAATCAGACAATTGGTAGGCAACAGATCTTATGGTTATTAGGAGCTGTTTTAATTAGTTTTTTAAGTATAATTATTAACGCATATGCATGGAAACTTCTAATAAATAACATTGGTTGTAATACTAATAAGTTGAATATAATAAAAATATTTTTGGCTTCAAATATATATAAATATTTACCTGGAGGGATATGGCATTTTGTATCTAGATTTAATACTTTGCGATTGGAATTATCAACTGAAAAATCAATAGAATCTATTTTATTGGAACCATTGTTAATGCTGGTTGCAGGTCTAATTTTTATACCTTTTGCGAGTTATAATATATTAATCTTTATATTTTGCTGGTCATCTACTTTATTCTTTTTGCCAGTATTTAGACAATTTTTAATTAAAAAATTGTCTGCAATGAAGGCAAATTTTTTAATTAAGATTGATCAACCTAAAGATAGAGAATTAGCTAAAAATAATCAGAATATTTCAATAAGGATGTTTTATCCCTATAAACCATTATTTGTAGAAATTATATTTGTTTTATCTCGCTTTCTGGGTTTTTTATGTTGTATGAATGCATTTTCTATTGGGTCATTAATTTCTCAGGGTCAATTAATATCTACCTTTTCTTTAGCATGGATAATTGGCCTTATAGTACCTGCAGCACCAGGGGGTTTAGGTGTCTTTGAATCTGTGATTCTATATAGCCTTGGTTCCCATTTACCAGAAGCACCTCTCTTGGCTTCATTGCTTTTCTATCGTCTTGTTTCAACAATCTCTGATATCTTAGCAGCTTTAATTTATCCAGTAAAAAAATTATTTAAAGTTTAA